The genomic window GCTCTCCCTCAAGTCGGCCATCACCGAACCGCTCAAGGTGGAACTTCATCCAAATCGCATCCGCATTTCCTCGCTGATCAAGCGCCGAACCATTGAAATGAACACGATCCGCGACATCCGCCTGCACCCGCCCCTCCACGGAAAAGGCGGACTCTTCATCGAAATCTCCGAACGCGGAAGCGATCAAACAACCAAGCTGTTCTTCTTCACGGGTGTTTTCCAGCTCTACCAGGAGGCAAGAGACCACTTGGAGTTGGCTTTGCCCAACTAGAGGTTGAAAAAAAATGGCCTCTTGTGATTCGAGGTTCCTTGTTCGACATTCTGCCGTTCGCTACTCCTCAACGACGATGCGCCAGAAGGTTTGCGGTGCTTCGCCAACCACACCCGTGTAGGTGTTTTCGGGAGGCGTCACCAGAATGTTGCTTTCCACCACATGGAAGCCTTCGAGCAAGTTCGTGGAGGCCTCCACGGAATAGCTGTTGTTGACGATGCTTGACCAGCTGATTTCAACATCGCCGTTCCCCTGGACCGAGTAGCCTGTGATGGTCGGCGTTTCATCGACATCGAAGACATCGATGAGCCAGGGCAGCTCATACCAGAGCCCGGTGCTGTCGGTCGTCCGGATACGGATCGTCGGCGAGCTGGCCTGCTCGAAGTCCAGCATTTCCGCCGTAAAGAGCTGGTCGCCGGCAATCATGAACCGGTGGTTGTCGGCATCGCCCAGACCAGGCACGAGCGTATAGACAAAGGTGTCTCCCAGGTTTTCATCCTCGGACTGCAGCGTGCCGACCCACGTGCCCACGGGCGAATTTTCCTCCACGAAACCGGCATCGACCGATAGCCCGTAAGGGGCCGAGTTCGAAGGTTCGGCGGTGCTCCACCATAGGTCGTAGCTGTTGCCGGCGGCAACGCCGTATCCATACACCCGGACATAATAGTCGCCGGGAACCACTTCGGCATCGATCGATTCGGTATCGCCGGAAGAGGTTGAACTTTCAATCACCGCGGAGGCATCGTGAAGCTCAATATCAATATCCCCCGCCACATGGGTAAATTGGCATTCAACCAGGATGCGCTGCGTGGAACCGGTCACGGTAACCATGAACCAGTCATCGTCGAGCATCACGGCTTCCCCCAGCAGATCCGAGAGCCAGGCATCCTTGTTGTTCACCAACGAATAGGCCTCCGCCAAGGAATCATTCTCCTCGTAGGCATCATCGGTTTGCACCAGCGGCGCATCCAGGTCGTCCCACTTCAGGTCGTAGCTATTGCCGGCATCGCCATAATTCACGAGCAGGTAGTAGGTGCCCGGGGCCGGAACGCTCGTGGTGATCGACTCGTTGTCGTCTGTCGATGTGGACGAGTCCACCTCATAACCTCCGGAATCGAACAACACAAGGTCAATATCGCCCTCCGCATGGCTGAATACGCAGTCGGCCTGCACCCACAAAAAACCGGGAGTCACTTCGATTTCATACCAATCGTCATTGGCCTGGATCGCCGGGCCCTGGAGGGTTGAAAGCCAGGTGTTTTCCTGGGTAAAGGGATGGGCGCTTGATAGGGAGTCGTTCGCTTCATATTCGTCGTCCAACGGGATTGCGGCCGCCATATCGTCCCACCACAGATCGTAGGAGTTGTTTTTCACTAGTCCGCCCGCCCCATTCACGACAATGTGGTAGGTGCCCGCGGCGGTTACCGGGAAGAGGATATATTCGTTGTCCGTCGCACTGGTTGCATTGGTCAGCAGTTGACCCAGCGTGCCGTACAGCGCGACATCCAGATCGCCTGCGGCGTTGGTGAACTGGCAATCGACCTCGACATACGCCGTGCCGGGCGAAACCTCGATGGCATACCAATCCTGATCGAGTTGGATGCCACGGCCCTGAAAGGTGGAGAGCCAGGTCTTCTCCTTCGAAAAAGCAAAGGCACTCCCCTGATCGTCATTGGTTTCGTATTCATCATCATCCGTTCCAACCACGGCAAAGTCATCCCACCATAGGTCGTAGGCATTGTCGGTGGCGCCGCCATAGCCAACCACTTGGATATAATAGGTGCCCGCGCCGGAGACGATCGCCGTAATACTCTCGTTGTCGGTTCCGGTTAAGGAGCTGGTGATCGGAGAACCTGCTGCATCGAGCAGATAGAGGTCGATGTCACCGTCGGCCTGGGAGAAAAGGCATTGTATCGAAACGGTTTCATATCCGGGCGAAACCTCGATCCGGAAATAATCCTCGTCGGCCTGCACGCCGGTGCCCAGCAGATCGGAAAGCCAGGTGCTCTCCGGCAACGGATACGCACTGGAAGTGTCATCGTTGTTTTCATATTCATCATCTCCCGCCCCCGATGGAGCAGGCGCCAACGCCGACCACATGAGGTTGTAGGTGTTGCCGATGTCTGACGGGCCATATGGGAACACCTTGATATAGTAGGTCCCCGCCGCCGGCACGATGTAATCGATGGATTCATTGTCGTCAACTGATGCTGAAGATGCCAGCGGCGTGCCCGTGCCATCAATCAGCTCCAGGTCGAGATCCCCCAGCCCGGAAAGGAAGAGGCAATCGACCGTCACCCGCTCATATCCAGCGGGCACAACAATCTCGAACCAATCATCGTCCTCCGCGCTGCCGAGCCCAAGGAGGTCGCCCAACCACACATCCGGAGCCAGCACAAAGGCCTCGGCCAGGGTGTTGTTGGGTTCATAGGCATCGTCGGCAAAAACGCCGAAAGCCGCCATGAGAAAGAATAGGACACCACCAATTTTTTTCATTGTTCCTCCTTGCCAAACGGCATGCTTAAGCACCGTTGCTAGAAACGACAACTTAGCAACGGCAACTGCGGAAGAAAAATAAAAACAACGTTAAAGATTCGTAAGCTTTAGGCTGACCGAGTGGTGGGCACGCCCACATTAATCCTCGGCAAAGGGCGAAAGCTCGCGTAGACGCCTGATGATCGGAGGCAGCTTTTCAAGGACATAGTCGATATCCTCATCCGTGTTGTAGCGGCTGAGGCTGAAGCGGATCGAGCCGTGCAGCATCGAGCGCGGCACGTCCATGGCCCGCAACACATGCGAGGGTTCCAACGACCCCGAGGCACAGGCCGAACCGGTCGAGGCACAGATGCCGATATCGTCGAGCATCAGCAGAATGGCTTCGCCCTCGACATATTCAAAACTAATGTTGCTCGTGTTGGGCAGTCGCTCCGTGCCCGCGCCATTCACACTGGCCCCCTTGCAGGTGGCGAGGATGCCGGCCTCCAGGCGGTCGCGTAGCTTGCGCTCGTGCATGGCATCCTTCTGCATCCGCTCCATGGCCAGCTCGCAGGCCGTTCCAAGCCCGACAATATACGGCACGTTTTCGGTGCCGGCGCGGCGGCCGCGCTCCTGGTGCCCCCCCATGATGTGCGGGGTGATCTTGGTGCCGCGACGGGCATACAACGCCCCGATGCCTTTCGGCGCATGGAGCTTATGCCCCGAAATGGAGAGCAGGTCGATCGGCGTATCCTTGACGGAGATCGGCAGTTTCCCGGCAATCTGAACCGCATCGGTGTGGAAGATGCCCCCGCCCTGCTTCACAATGCTGCCAATGGCCGGAACCGGGAAGATGACACCGGTCTCGTTGTTTGCCCACATGATGGAGGCAACGGTTTTTTTGCCGGATATTGAAAACTCGTGCACCTTGTTCAGGTCGAGGTTGCCCTTTTCATCCACTTCGAGCGTGGAGAGGCGGAAGCCTTTGTCTTCGAGATAGTGGCACGGGCCAAGGACTGCCGCGTGCTCCACCCGGGTCGTAATCAGGTGCGGATGCCCACCCATGGCATCGACCGCACCGCGGATCGCCATGTTGTCGGATTCCGAACCGCAGCTCGTGAAAATGATTTCGTTGGGATGCTCGGCGCCAAGCAAGGCGGCCACCTTTTCGCGCGCGGCGTCCAGCGCCTTCTTAACGCCGCCGCCGAAGGTATGCATGCTTGAAGGGTTCCCCCACTGCTCCGTGAAGTAAGGAAGCATCGCCTCCGTAACTTCCGGCGCAACGGCGGTGGTCGCATTGTTGTCTACATAAACTGAACTTTTCATTTCCTGTCCTCAGATTTTTTACAGAAGGCCGCAAAGGGCGCGAAGGGGGTTATTGATCGGCTCCCTGCAGGATCATTCTTGAGATGCCGTTCTTGAGAATAGGTTCGTGATGATTGATTACCAACCCGAGAGGTATATTCATTAACTTCATGTAAGCTAGCAACTTGGCTTTATGAGCAGGCATTACCACCTCAACGGACTTGAGTTCCAGAATTAGACAATCGTCTACAATGACATCAAGCCGCAAGGGTTCTTCAAAGGCATAGCCTTTGTATTCAACAGGAACCACAACTTGATTCTTGGCAGGAATTCCCTGAAGTTCCAATTCCCTCATCAGGCATTTTTCATAGATTGCTTCGTATAAGCCACTACCCATTTCCTTATGAACCTCAAGCGCTGCTCCGATAACCTTGTAGCTGAGTGCATTTGCTTTTTCATAAAGTGGGTGCATTGCGGATCTTCCTTCGCGTCCTTTGCGATCTTCTGTTGTAAAAACTAAACCGCTTCCACAACGATGTCGTCGGAGATGGCTTCGCGGAGCTGGGTTTCGACCACATCCTTCAGCGTAACGGACGAGACCGGGCAGCTGACGCAGGCGCCGACAAACTTGACCAGCACATGGTCGCCGTCGACATCGTGCAGTTCGAGATCGCCCCCGTCGCGGCGCAGGATCGGGCGGACTTGCCGGTCGATCGTCTCCTCAATGAGTTTAATCTTCTGGAGCTGGGTGAGCCTGGGCCTCTCTTCAGTCTTGGCTTTTTCCTCCCCTATCACGCGGTTGATGATTTCCTCGATCTCGGGAATGCACTGGCCGCACCCACCGCCGGCCTTGCAGGCGTTGGTGACCTCTTCCGCAGTGGTCAGGTTTTGTTCGCGCGCCACCTTCTCGATTTCCTTGTCCGTTGCCCCGAAGCAGTGGCAGACCACCTCGCCATCGATCTTGCGGTCGAGGGTCTTGCCGGTGCGGTAGTTGTAGATCGCGGCTTCGAGAGCCTCGCGGCCCATCACGGAACAGTGCACCTTTTGCTTCGGCAGATCGCCGAGATATTCGATGATCTCCTTGTTGGTGATCTGTTCGGCCTCTTCGATCGTCTTGCCGATCAGCATTACGGTGAGCGCCGAGGAAGAGGCAATCGCACTGGCGCAACCAAACGTCTGGAACTTGGCCTCGCAAATCTTCTTTTCACCGTCGAGCTTGAAGGTCAGCCGCAACGCGTCGCCGCAGGCCAGCGAACCGGCCAGGCCATCGCCATCGGGGTTTTCCACCGCGCCGACATTGCGCGGGTTCTTGAAATGATCGTTAACCTTGTCCGTGTATTCCCACATAATTTTACCTATTACGTACTACGTATTTCGTATTGCCCGAACAGAGGCCAGCAGGCACCCTTCAGGTTTCACGTTTCAAATTTCAGGTTTCAACCTAACTCAGTTCCAGCATGCTCTCGATCGACCGGCGCGCCTTGTTGGCGGTCTCTTCGGGGACGGTAACGCGGTGCTGCATGTCCTCGAGCGACCAAAGTATCTTTTCCAGATCGATCTTTTTCATGTTCGGACAAAGAGCGCGGTCGCTAACCGAATAAAACTTCTTTTCCGGGTTTTCGTTACGCAGGCGATAGAGCAGCCCCATTTCGGTGGCAACAATGAACTCGTTTTCGTCCGACTCCTTGGCATGCGTACACATTTGCCCGGTCGATAGCAGATAGTCGGCCAAGTCGCGGATCGGCAATGGGCACTCGGGGTGCGCCATCACCTTGGCGTTCGGGTGGTCCGCCAGCTCGCGCTTGATGTCGATGTCGCGGATGCGCGAGTGCGTCGGGCAGTAGCCGTCCCAGATAATCATCTCCCGCCCGAGCTCTTTCTGGATGTAGTGGCCGAGGTGCGTGTCGGGCACAAAAATGATTTCCCGGTCGGCCGGAACGGAGGCAACGATGGCCGTGGCATTCGACGACGTGCAGCAGAGGTCGCACTCGGCCTTCACGGCGGCGGAACTGTTGACATAGCAAATGACCACCGCCCCCGGATGCTCGGCTTTCTTCGCCCGAAGCTGTTCGGCGGTAATCATATCCGCCATCGGGCACCCGGCAAACCGGTCCGGTAGCAGGATGGTCTTTTCCGGACTCAGGATCGCGGCGGTCTCGGCCATGAAGTGCACCCCGCAAAAGACAATCACGTCCTCCTCCAGCTCGGCGGCCTTGCGGCTGAGTTCCAGCGAGTCGCCGGTAAAGTCGGCGATGGCCTGCACCTCGTCGGGCTGGTAGTTGTGGGCGATGATGATGGCACCGCGCTCGCGCTTCAGTTGCTGGATTTTCTCTTCAATCGATTGCATGGTTTTCCCTCAAAAAGGCGCGTATATAAAACGAACACCGGCCTAAAAACAAAACAAAAAGGATAACAGATCGGTACCATTGGCCCGGCCCATTTCGACATTGTTGTAGGAAACAAGGCATCCCCGGCAATTTTCGTCGGAAAAACCAGCGCCGCCCCAGCCCGGCATCTCCAACGTATTAAATCCAGATTGACGATCGTCAATCTGGATTTAACATCAAGCCTACGAAAGGAACGGGAGCCACGACACCTATTCCTTAAGCTTCTTGGGCTTGCAGACCTTGTCTTTCTTCTTCACAACGGCGCCGCACTTCGAACACTCGAACTTGC from Pontiella desulfatans includes these protein-coding regions:
- a CDS encoding pre-peptidase C-terminal domain-containing protein, which encodes MKKIGGVLFFLMAAFGVFADDAYEPNNTLAEAFVLAPDVWLGDLLGLGSAEDDDWFEIVVPAGYERVTVDCLFLSGLGDLDLELIDGTGTPLASSASVDDNESIDYIVPAAGTYYIKVFPYGPSDIGNTYNLMWSALAPAPSGAGDDEYENNDDTSSAYPLPESTWLSDLLGTGVQADEDYFRIEVSPGYETVSIQCLFSQADGDIDLYLLDAAGSPITSSLTGTDNESITAIVSGAGTYYIQVVGYGGATDNAYDLWWDDFAVVGTDDDEYETNDDQGSAFAFSKEKTWLSTFQGRGIQLDQDWYAIEVSPGTAYVEVDCQFTNAAGDLDVALYGTLGQLLTNATSATDNEYILFPVTAAGTYHIVVNGAGGLVKNNSYDLWWDDMAAAIPLDDEYEANDSLSSAHPFTQENTWLSTLQGPAIQANDDWYEIEVTPGFLWVQADCVFSHAEGDIDLVLFDSGGYEVDSSTSTDDNESITTSVPAPGTYYLLVNYGDAGNSYDLKWDDLDAPLVQTDDAYEENDSLAEAYSLVNNKDAWLSDLLGEAVMLDDDWFMVTVTGSTQRILVECQFTHVAGDIDIELHDASAVIESSTSSGDTESIDAEVVPGDYYVRVYGYGVAAGNSYDLWWSTAEPSNSAPYGLSVDAGFVEENSPVGTWVGTLQSEDENLGDTFVYTLVPGLGDADNHRFMIAGDQLFTAEMLDFEQASSPTIRIRTTDSTGLWYELPWLIDVFDVDETPTITGYSVQGNGDVEISWSSIVNNSYSVEASTNLLEGFHVVESNILVTPPENTYTGVVGEAPQTFWRIVVEE
- the nifU gene encoding Fe-S cluster assembly protein NifU, producing the protein MWEYTDKVNDHFKNPRNVGAVENPDGDGLAGSLACGDALRLTFKLDGEKKICEAKFQTFGCASAIASSSALTVMLIGKTIEEAEQITNKEIIEYLGDLPKQKVHCSVMGREALEAAIYNYRTGKTLDRKIDGEVVCHCFGATDKEIEKVAREQNLTTAEEVTNACKAGGGCGQCIPEIEEIINRVIGEEKAKTEERPRLTQLQKIKLIEETIDRQVRPILRRDGGDLELHDVDGDHVLVKFVGACVSCPVSSVTLKDVVETQLREAISDDIVVEAV
- a CDS encoding GxxExxY protein codes for the protein MHPLYEKANALSYKVIGAALEVHKEMGSGLYEAIYEKCLMRELELQGIPAKNQVVVPVEYKGYAFEEPLRLDVIVDDCLILELKSVEVVMPAHKAKLLAYMKLMNIPLGLVINHHEPILKNGISRMILQGADQ
- the nifS gene encoding cysteine desulfurase NifS, whose protein sequence is MKSSVYVDNNATTAVAPEVTEAMLPYFTEQWGNPSSMHTFGGGVKKALDAAREKVAALLGAEHPNEIIFTSCGSESDNMAIRGAVDAMGGHPHLITTRVEHAAVLGPCHYLEDKGFRLSTLEVDEKGNLDLNKVHEFSISGKKTVASIMWANNETGVIFPVPAIGSIVKQGGGIFHTDAVQIAGKLPISVKDTPIDLLSISGHKLHAPKGIGALYARRGTKITPHIMGGHQERGRRAGTENVPYIVGLGTACELAMERMQKDAMHERKLRDRLEAGILATCKGASVNGAGTERLPNTSNISFEYVEGEAILLMLDDIGICASTGSACASGSLEPSHVLRAMDVPRSMLHGSIRFSLSRYNTDEDIDYVLEKLPPIIRRLRELSPFAED
- the nadA gene encoding quinolinate synthase NadA, whose product is MQSIEEKIQQLKRERGAIIIAHNYQPDEVQAIADFTGDSLELSRKAAELEEDVIVFCGVHFMAETAAILSPEKTILLPDRFAGCPMADMITAEQLRAKKAEHPGAVVICYVNSSAAVKAECDLCCTSSNATAIVASVPADREIIFVPDTHLGHYIQKELGREMIIWDGYCPTHSRIRDIDIKRELADHPNAKVMAHPECPLPIRDLADYLLSTGQMCTHAKESDENEFIVATEMGLLYRLRNENPEKKFYSVSDRALCPNMKKIDLEKILWSLEDMQHRVTVPEETANKARRSIESMLELS